The following coding sequences are from one Xiphias gladius isolate SHS-SW01 ecotype Sanya breed wild chromosome 14, ASM1685928v1, whole genome shotgun sequence window:
- the zgc:66427 gene encoding E3 ubiquitin-protein ligase znrf2 translates to MGTRASRLQEDPVPPAFGKDGTKRDSYRRPRLTRPTSLMVDFSGSFEDTEANRSRSEEGSDSDLGQHGASADGSPADHHSIPSNISQASPADDNNSEGKPEEDGNVSPEAPVDAEHQPGEETGRTPHRTFSERLPGNRHSSARSVGARSARVRGTHQRPVSEAWIGLYRVNNRHGNIRCPFCSKPFPGGRIEDHLLSCLTSPPLPYNTDVLSKDSGECSICLEDLVQGETIARLACLCVYHKSCIDSWSKVKPCCPEHPFD, encoded by the exons ATGGGGACGAGAGCCAGTCGCTTACAGGAAGACCCGGTTCCCCCTGCTTTCGGAAAAGATGGCACAAAGCGGGATTCCTACCGGCGACCCCGCCTTACCAGGCCCACAAGTCTCATGGTCGACTTCTCCGGGAGCTTCGAGGACACGGAGGCCAACCGGAGCCGATCGGAGGAAGGTAGCGACTCGGACCTCGGGCAGCATGGGGCGAGTGCCGACGGTAGCCCCGCGGACCACCACAGCATCCCCTCCAACATTAGCCAAGCGTCACCCGCGGACGACAACAACAGCGAGGGGAAACCAGAGGAAGACGGGAATGTGAGCCCGGAGGCTCCCGTCGACGCGGAACATCAGCCCGGAGAGGAGACAGGCCGCACGCCCCACCGCACTTTTTCCGAGCGGCTGCCCGGGAATCGGCACTCTTCCGCCCGCAGCGTTGGCGCAAGATCCGCCCGCGTCCGGGGGACACACCAGCGGCCAGTGTCAGAGGCTTGGATCGGCCTTTACCGTGTTAACAACCGCCATGGCA ATATCCGCTGTCCTTTCTGCTCGAAGCCTTTCCCGGGGGGTCGGATTGAGGATCACCTGTTGAGCTGCCTCACGTCTCCTCCCTTACCTTACAATA cgGATGTGCTCAGTAAAGATAGTGGGGAGTGCTCCATCTGTTTGGAGGATCTGGTACAGGGAGAGACCATCGCCAGGCTGGCTTGCCTCTGCGTCTACCATAAGAG CTGCATTGATTCCTGGTCCAAGGTGAAGCCCTGCTGCCCTGAACATCCCTTCGATTGA